The genome window TGTCCTCCTCAGTGCCTATGACATCCTCcccatcctctcctctgccttcccACTCCGCCTGTGTAGGACTTGGAGGGTTCGAGTCAAGGCACATGAACTGTGACGTCCTGGGTCTGCTTTTGCAATATGCCGCGTGTGATCGGGGGATCTGTGTGCAGTCACTGTATGTGTCGTCTTCGTCCTCAGGGATCAGGGAACGAGTCAGAGAGAGACGCAGGGGAGGTGGAGCCTTCTCTGGTGTCTTGTGAGCACTGCGGAGATCCATGGTGTAGACAGTATTCTAAGttacaaaaacacataaatgcATAACACAGACATAACTTAAAATGGTCAAAGACAAGACAGATCTTCAAGACAATTTTGTAACTGAATTATCCATCTATTCCCAAAACCCTTTATCCTTCTATGCTTACTCAATTTTTACTATGATGACCTAGAGGGGTGCTAAAGGATAATAGACTAAAGATGAAGCCTAGAAATATGCTTCCAATAACAGCAATGTAAAGGCAACCTTTTACTCAAGGACTAATCACTGTGATGTTGCAtagaatagaaataaataagtcTGAAGTCCAGACTTTACCTCCAAGAGAAGTCTTTTGGTTTTGGATCCTTTTCTTCTGTGACCCAAAGCTCGAACTCTCTGCTCTCTAGCATAAAAAGGAAGACAATCACCCATGGTAGCCTGACTGATTCACctcttaaaggaaaactttaccGATTTTTGACCATAATGaccttgggtaatatttaagaatgacaCTCAGATTGAGAAATTATCTTTTATTCCCCCGGTAAGAC of Betta splendens chromosome 19, fBetSpl5.4, whole genome shotgun sequence contains these proteins:
- the cbx7b gene encoding chromobox protein homolog 2 isoform X7 — protein: MELSAIGEQVFAVESVVKKRVRKGNVEYLLKWKGWPPKYSTWEPEEHILDRRLVQAYEEKEQRVRALGHRRKGSKTKRLLLENTVYTMDLRSAHKTPEKAPPPLRLSLTRSLIPEDEDDTYSDCTQIPRSHAAYCKSRPRTSQFMCLDSNPPSPTQAEWEGRGEDGEDVIGTEEDMEEETAVEQEETDKWSSAVGPDEITASEMPNSSWRPIIGSGESLHAQTHLDGS